From a region of the Bradyrhizobium sp. KBS0727 genome:
- the chpT gene encoding histidine phosphotransferase ChpT, whose translation MSGTSSPGPAPDALELAALLCSRVCHDLISPVGAIVNGLEVLDDNPKPEDRDFALDLIRKSAKTASARLQFCRLAFGAAGSAGAQIDLGDAQNMARGHIEDGKITISWNLPRVLLPKNRVKLLLNMLIIAQQTIPRGGTLTIDPIGDGETMSFRVTSAGLNARVPQNIADLVSASSTASIDAHAVQPYYTRLLAQACGLSVTLALDGEKVVVTAA comes from the coding sequence ATGTCTGGCACTTCGTCTCCCGGTCCGGCTCCCGATGCCCTCGAACTTGCGGCACTGTTGTGTTCGCGGGTCTGTCACGATCTCATCAGTCCAGTTGGTGCCATCGTCAATGGGCTTGAGGTTCTCGACGACAATCCGAAGCCCGAAGATCGCGATTTCGCGCTCGATTTGATCCGCAAGAGCGCCAAGACCGCTTCGGCGCGGTTGCAGTTCTGCCGTTTGGCCTTTGGCGCGGCGGGATCGGCGGGTGCGCAGATCGATCTCGGCGACGCCCAGAACATGGCGCGGGGCCACATCGAGGACGGCAAGATCACCATCAGCTGGAATCTGCCGCGCGTGCTGCTGCCGAAGAATCGCGTCAAGCTGCTCCTGAACATGCTGATCATTGCCCAGCAGACCATCCCGCGCGGCGGTACGCTGACGATCGACCCGATCGGCGACGGCGAGACCATGAGCTTTCGCGTGACGTCCGCCGGTCTCAATGCCCGCGTGCCGCAGAATATCGCCGATCTGGTCAGCGCCAGTTCGACCGCGTCGATCGATGCGCATGCGGTGCAGCCTTACTATACACGGCTCTTGGCCCAGGCCTGCGGGTTGAGCGTGACGCTGGCGCTCGATGGCGAAAAGGTGGTCGTGACCGCCGCCTAG